Proteins encoded within one genomic window of Pongo pygmaeus isolate AG05252 chromosome 18, NHGRI_mPonPyg2-v2.0_pri, whole genome shotgun sequence:
- the ERN2 gene encoding serine/threonine-protein kinase/endoribonuclease IRE2 isoform X1, whose amino-acid sequence MASAARGSRPWPRLGLQLQFAALLLGTLSPQVHTLRPESLLLVSTLDGSLHALSKQTGDLKWTLRDDPVIQGPMYVTEMAFLSDPADGSLYMLGTQKQQGLMKLPFTIPELVHASPCRSSDGVFYTGRKQDAWFVVDPESGETQMTLTTEGPSTPRLYIGRTQYTVTMHDPRAPALRWNTTYRRYSAPPMDGSPGKYMSHLASCGMGLLLTVDPGNGTVLWTQDLGVPVMGVYTWHQDGLRQLPHLTLARDTLHFLALRWGHIRLPASGPQDAATLFSALDTQLLMTLYVGKDETGFYVSKALVHTGVALVPRGLTLAPADGPTTDEVTLQVSGEREGSPSTAVRYPSGSVALPSQWLLIGHHELPPVLHTTMLRVHPTPGSGTAETRPPENTQAPAFFLEQQPQVVEKQQETPLASADSAHISQDAQSLNSGATRRSQKRLQSPSKQAQPLDDPEAEQLTVVGKISFNPKDVLGRGAGGTFVFRGQFEGRAVAVKRLLRECFGLVRREVQLLQESDRHPNVLRYFCTERGPQFHYIALELCQASLQEYVENPDLDRGGLEPEVVLQQLMSGLAHLHSLHIVHRDLKPGNILITGPDSQGLGRVVLSDFGLCKKLPAGRCSFSLHSGIPGTEGWMAPELLQLLPPDSPTSAVDIFSAGCVFYYVLSGGSHPFGDSLYRQANILTGAPCLAHLEEEVHDKVVARDLVGAMLSPLPQPRPSAPQVLAHPFFWSRAKQLQFFQDVSDWLEKESEQEPLVRALEAGGCAVVRDNWHKHISMPLQTDLRKFRSYKGTSVRDLLRAVRNKKHHYRELPVEVRQALGQVPDGFVQYFTNRFPQLLLHTHQAMRSCASESLFLPYYPPDSEARRPCPGAAGR is encoded by the exons ATGGCGAGTGCGGCCAGGGGGTCGAGGCCGTGGCCCCGGCTGGGGCTCCAGCTCCAGTTTGCGGCGCTGCTGCTCGGGACGCTGAGTCCACAG GTTCATACTCTCAGGCCAGAGAGCCTCCTGCTGGTGTCCACCTTGGATGGAAGTCTCCATGCACTGAGCAAGCAGACAGGGGACCTGAAGTGGACTCTGAGGGACG ACCCCGTCATCCAAGGACCAATGTACGTCACAGA AATGGCCTTTCTCTCTGACCCAGCTGATGGCAGCCTGTACATGTTGGGGACCCAAAAACAACAGGGATTAATG AAACTGCCATTCACCATCCCTGAGCTGGTTCATGCCTCTCCCTGCCGCAGCTCTGATGGGGTCTTCTACACAG GCCGGAAGCAGGATGCCTGGTTTGTGGTGGACCCTGAGTCAGGGGAGACCCAGATGACACTGACCACAGAGGGTCCCTCCACCCCCCGCCTCTACATTGGCCGAACAC AGTATACGGTCACCATGCATGACCCAAGAGCCCCAGCCCTGCGCTGGAACACCACCTACCGCCGCTACTCAGCGCCCCCCATGGATGGCTCACCTGGGAAAT acatgagccacctggcATCCTGTGGGATGGGCCTGCTGCTCACTGTGGACCCAGGAAACGGGACGGTGCTGTGGACACAGGACCTGGGCGTGCCTGTGATGGGTGTCTACACCTGGCACCAGGATGGCCTGCGCCAGCTGCCGCATCTCACGCTGGCCCGAGACACTCTGCATTTCCTCGCCCTCCGCTGGGGCCACATCCGACTGCCTGCCTCAGGTCCCCAGGACGCAGCCACCCTCTTCTCTGCCTTGGATACCCAGCTGCT GATGACGCTGTATGTGGGGAAGGATGAAACTGGCTTCTATGTCTCTAAAGCACTGGTCCACACAGGAGTGGCCCTGGTG CCTCGTGGACTGACCCTGGCCCCCGCAGATGGCCCCACCACAGATGAGGTGACACTCCAAGTCTCAGGAGAGCGAGAGGGCTCACCCAGCACTGCTGTTAGATATCCCTCAGGCAGTGTGGCCCTCCCAAGCCAGTGGCTGCTCATTG GACACCACGAGCTACCCCCAGTcttgcacaccaccatgctgagGGTCCATCCCACCCCGGGGAGTGGAACTGCAGAGACAAGACCTCCAGAGAATACCCAGGCCCCAGCCTTCTTCTTGGAG CAGCAGCCGCAGGTGGTGGAGAAGCAGCAGGAGACCCCCCTGGCATCTGCAGACTCTGCTCACATCTCCCAGGATGCCCAGTCCCTGAACTCAGGGGCCACCCGGAGGAGCCAGAAGAGGCTTCAAAGTCCCTCGAAGCAAGCCCAGCCACTCGACGACCCTGAAG CTGAGCAACTCACCGTAGTGGGGAAGATTTCCTTCAATCCCAAGGACGTGCTGGGCCGCGGGGCAGGTGGGACTTTCGTTTTCCG GGGACAGTTTGAGGGAAGGGCAGTGGCTGTCAAGCGGCTCCTCCGCGAGTGCTTTGGCCTGGTTCGGCGGGAAGTTCAACTGCTGCAGGAGTCTGACAGGCACCCCAACGTGCTCCGCTACTTCTGCACCGAGCGGGGACCCCAGTTCCACTACATTGCCCTGGAGCTCTGCCAGGCCTCCTTGCAGGAG TACGTAGAAAACCCGGACCTGGATCGCGGGGGCCTGGAGCCCGAGGTAGTGCTGCAGCAGCTGATGTCTGGCCTGGCCCACCTGCACTCTTTACACATAG TGCACCGGGACCTGAAGCCAGGCAATATTCTCATCACCGGGCCTGACAGCCAGGGCCTGGGCAGGGTGGTGCTCTCAGACTTCGGCCTCTGCAAGAAGCTGCCTGCTGGCCGCTGTAGCTTCAGCCTCCACTCCGGCATCCCCGGCACGGAAGGCTGGATGGCGCCCGAGCTCCTGCAGCTCCTGCCACCAGACAGTCCT ACCAGTGCTGTGGACATCTTCTCTGCAGGCTGCGTGTTCTACTACGTGCTTTCTGGTGGCAGCCACCCCTTTGGAGACAGTCTTTATCGCCAGGCAAACATCCTCACAGGGGCTCCCTGTCTGGCTCACCTGGAGGAAGAGGTCCACG ACAAGGTGGTTGCCCGGGACCTGGTTGGAGCCATGTTGAGCCCACTGCCGCAGCCACGCCCCTCTGCCCCCCAAGTGCTGGCCCACCCCTTCTTTTGGAGCAGAGCCAAGCAACTCCAGTTCTTCCAG GACGTCAGTGACTGGCTGGAGAAGGAGTCTGAGCAGGAGCCCCTGGTGAGGGCACTGGAGGCGGGAGGCTGCGCGGTAGTCCGGGACAACTGGCACAAGCACATCTCCATGCCGCTGCAGACAG ATCTGAGAAAGTTCCGGTCCTATAAGGGGACATCAGTGAGAGACCTGCTCCGTGCTGTGAGGAACAAG AAGCACCACTACAGGGAGCTCCCAGTTGAGGTGCGACAGGCACTCGGCCAAGTCCCTGATGGCTTCGTCCAGTACTTCACAAACCGCTTCCCACAGCTGCTTCTCCACACGCACCAAGCCATGAGGAGCTGCGCCTCTGAGAGCCTCTTCCTGCCCTACTACCCGCCAGACTCAGAGGCCAGGAGGCCATGCCCTGGGGCCGCAGGGAGGTGA
- the ERN2 gene encoding serine/threonine-protein kinase/endoribonuclease IRE2 isoform X2 → MASAARGSRPWPRLGLQLQFAALLLGTLSPQVHTLRPESLLLVSTLDGSLHALSKQTGDLKWTLRDDPVIQGPMYVTEMAFLSDPADGSLYMLGTQKQQGLMKLPFTIPELVHASPCRSSDGVFYTGRKQDAWFVVDPESGETQMTLTTEGPSTPRLYIGRTQYTVTMHDPRAPALRWNTTYRRYSAPPMDGSPGKYMSHLASCGMGLLLTVDPGNGTVLWTQDLGVPVMGVYTWHQDGLRQLPHLTLARDTLHFLALRWGHIRLPASGPQDAATLFSALDTQLLMTLYVGKDETGFYVSKALVHTGVALVPRGLTLAPADGPTTDEVTLQVSGEREGSPSTAVRYPSGSVALPSQWLLIGHHELPPVLHTTMLRVHPTPGSGTAETRPPENTQAPAFFLELLSLSREKLWDSELHPEEKTPDYYLGLGPQDLLAASLTAVLLGGWILFVMRQQQPQVVEKQQETPLASADSAHISQDAQSLNSGATRRSQKRLQSPSKQAQPLDDPEAEQLTVVGKISFNPKDVLGRGAGGTFVFRGQFEGRAVAVKRLLRECFGLVRREVQLLQESDRHPNVLRYFCTERGPQFHYIALELCQASLQEYVENPDLDRGGLEPEVVLQQLMSGLAHLHSLHIVHRDLKPGNILITGPDSQGLGRVVLSDFGLCKKLPAGRCSFSLHSGIPGTEGWMAPELLQLLPPDSPTSAVDIFSAGCVFYYVLSGGSHPFGDSLYRQANILTGAPCLAHLEEEVHDKVVARDLVGAMLSPLPQPRPSAPQVLAHPFFWSRAKQLQFFQDVSDWLEKESEQEPLVRALEAGGCAVVRDNWHKHISMPLQTDLRKFRSYKGTSVRDLLRAVRNKKHHYRELPVEVRQALGQVPDGFVQYFTNRFPQLLLHTHQAMRSCASESLFLPYYPPDSEARRPCPGAAGR, encoded by the exons ATGGCGAGTGCGGCCAGGGGGTCGAGGCCGTGGCCCCGGCTGGGGCTCCAGCTCCAGTTTGCGGCGCTGCTGCTCGGGACGCTGAGTCCACAG GTTCATACTCTCAGGCCAGAGAGCCTCCTGCTGGTGTCCACCTTGGATGGAAGTCTCCATGCACTGAGCAAGCAGACAGGGGACCTGAAGTGGACTCTGAGGGACG ACCCCGTCATCCAAGGACCAATGTACGTCACAGA AATGGCCTTTCTCTCTGACCCAGCTGATGGCAGCCTGTACATGTTGGGGACCCAAAAACAACAGGGATTAATG AAACTGCCATTCACCATCCCTGAGCTGGTTCATGCCTCTCCCTGCCGCAGCTCTGATGGGGTCTTCTACACAG GCCGGAAGCAGGATGCCTGGTTTGTGGTGGACCCTGAGTCAGGGGAGACCCAGATGACACTGACCACAGAGGGTCCCTCCACCCCCCGCCTCTACATTGGCCGAACAC AGTATACGGTCACCATGCATGACCCAAGAGCCCCAGCCCTGCGCTGGAACACCACCTACCGCCGCTACTCAGCGCCCCCCATGGATGGCTCACCTGGGAAAT acatgagccacctggcATCCTGTGGGATGGGCCTGCTGCTCACTGTGGACCCAGGAAACGGGACGGTGCTGTGGACACAGGACCTGGGCGTGCCTGTGATGGGTGTCTACACCTGGCACCAGGATGGCCTGCGCCAGCTGCCGCATCTCACGCTGGCCCGAGACACTCTGCATTTCCTCGCCCTCCGCTGGGGCCACATCCGACTGCCTGCCTCAGGTCCCCAGGACGCAGCCACCCTCTTCTCTGCCTTGGATACCCAGCTGCT GATGACGCTGTATGTGGGGAAGGATGAAACTGGCTTCTATGTCTCTAAAGCACTGGTCCACACAGGAGTGGCCCTGGTG CCTCGTGGACTGACCCTGGCCCCCGCAGATGGCCCCACCACAGATGAGGTGACACTCCAAGTCTCAGGAGAGCGAGAGGGCTCACCCAGCACTGCTGTTAGATATCCCTCAGGCAGTGTGGCCCTCCCAAGCCAGTGGCTGCTCATTG GACACCACGAGCTACCCCCAGTcttgcacaccaccatgctgagGGTCCATCCCACCCCGGGGAGTGGAACTGCAGAGACAAGACCTCCAGAGAATACCCAGGCCCCAGCCTTCTTCTTGGAG CTATTGAGCCTGAGCCGAGAGAAACTTTGGGACTCTGAGCTGCATCCAGAAGAAAAAACTCCAGACTATTACCTGGGGCTGGGACCCCAAGACCTGCTGGCAGCTAGCCTCACTGCTGTCCTCCTGGGAGGGTGGATTCTCTTTGTGATGAGGCAG CAGCAGCCGCAGGTGGTGGAGAAGCAGCAGGAGACCCCCCTGGCATCTGCAGACTCTGCTCACATCTCCCAGGATGCCCAGTCCCTGAACTCAGGGGCCACCCGGAGGAGCCAGAAGAGGCTTCAAAGTCCCTCGAAGCAAGCCCAGCCACTCGACGACCCTGAAG CTGAGCAACTCACCGTAGTGGGGAAGATTTCCTTCAATCCCAAGGACGTGCTGGGCCGCGGGGCAGGTGGGACTTTCGTTTTCCG GGGACAGTTTGAGGGAAGGGCAGTGGCTGTCAAGCGGCTCCTCCGCGAGTGCTTTGGCCTGGTTCGGCGGGAAGTTCAACTGCTGCAGGAGTCTGACAGGCACCCCAACGTGCTCCGCTACTTCTGCACCGAGCGGGGACCCCAGTTCCACTACATTGCCCTGGAGCTCTGCCAGGCCTCCTTGCAGGAG TACGTAGAAAACCCGGACCTGGATCGCGGGGGCCTGGAGCCCGAGGTAGTGCTGCAGCAGCTGATGTCTGGCCTGGCCCACCTGCACTCTTTACACATAG TGCACCGGGACCTGAAGCCAGGCAATATTCTCATCACCGGGCCTGACAGCCAGGGCCTGGGCAGGGTGGTGCTCTCAGACTTCGGCCTCTGCAAGAAGCTGCCTGCTGGCCGCTGTAGCTTCAGCCTCCACTCCGGCATCCCCGGCACGGAAGGCTGGATGGCGCCCGAGCTCCTGCAGCTCCTGCCACCAGACAGTCCT ACCAGTGCTGTGGACATCTTCTCTGCAGGCTGCGTGTTCTACTACGTGCTTTCTGGTGGCAGCCACCCCTTTGGAGACAGTCTTTATCGCCAGGCAAACATCCTCACAGGGGCTCCCTGTCTGGCTCACCTGGAGGAAGAGGTCCACG ACAAGGTGGTTGCCCGGGACCTGGTTGGAGCCATGTTGAGCCCACTGCCGCAGCCACGCCCCTCTGCCCCCCAAGTGCTGGCCCACCCCTTCTTTTGGAGCAGAGCCAAGCAACTCCAGTTCTTCCAG GACGTCAGTGACTGGCTGGAGAAGGAGTCTGAGCAGGAGCCCCTGGTGAGGGCACTGGAGGCGGGAGGCTGCGCGGTAGTCCGGGACAACTGGCACAAGCACATCTCCATGCCGCTGCAGACAG ATCTGAGAAAGTTCCGGTCCTATAAGGGGACATCAGTGAGAGACCTGCTCCGTGCTGTGAGGAACAAG AAGCACCACTACAGGGAGCTCCCAGTTGAGGTGCGACAGGCACTCGGCCAAGTCCCTGATGGCTTCGTCCAGTACTTCACAAACCGCTTCCCACAGCTGCTTCTCCACACGCACCAAGCCATGAGGAGCTGCGCCTCTGAGAGCCTCTTCCTGCCCTACTACCCGCCAGACTCAGAGGCCAGGAGGCCATGCCCTGGGGCCGCAGGGAGGTGA